The following are encoded in a window of Pseudomonas graminis genomic DNA:
- a CDS encoding RNA polymerase sigma factor, translating into MFSNLAILDIDSPVRRPAQGIRHLTSDQIKMIRGFIQKRVMNPEDVDDILQSTFLEALRSEHKFQHASKPQTWLCGIALNLIRNHFRKMYRQPYQESWEDHTHSEPDSHGDIGHQVDGHRQLMQVVRAIGTLPSNMQRVIEVSLEMDGNYQETASSLGVPIGTVRSRLSRAREQLKRQMDPFA; encoded by the coding sequence ATGTTTTCCAACCTTGCGATTCTCGATATTGACTCCCCCGTGCGCCGTCCCGCCCAGGGGATACGTCACCTGACCAGTGATCAGATCAAGATGATTCGCGGCTTCATTCAGAAGCGGGTCATGAACCCGGAAGATGTCGACGACATTCTGCAAAGCACCTTTCTGGAAGCGCTGCGCAGCGAGCACAAGTTTCAGCACGCAAGCAAACCCCAGACCTGGCTGTGCGGCATTGCGCTGAATCTGATCCGCAACCATTTCCGCAAGATGTACCGCCAGCCGTATCAGGAAAGCTGGGAAGACCATACCCATTCCGAACCCGACAGCCATGGTGACATCGGCCACCAGGTCGACGGCCATCGTCAGCTGATGCAGGTCGTCAGGGCCATCGGCACGCTGCCGTCGAACATGCAGCGGGTGATCGAGGTGTCGCTGGAAATGGACGGCAATTATCAGGAAACCGCGTCGTCTCTTGGCGTGCCGATCGGCACCGTGCGCTCACGCCTGTCCCGGGCCCGGGAGCAACTCAAGCGGCAGATGGACCCGTTTGCCTGA